The following are encoded together in the Brassica napus cultivar Da-Ae chromosome A9, Da-Ae, whole genome shotgun sequence genome:
- the LOC106364164 gene encoding transcription factor HEC1 — protein sequence MDSDIMNMMMQHMENLPEFYNTNPSLIDHNNNTYPFLFNSNHNHSDSMTHEPGFRYGSGLHASPAYSSILHDKRHNISNTDNMAAMREMIFRIAMMQPIHIDPEAVKPPKRRNVRISKDPQSVAARHRRERISERIRILQRLVPGGTKMDTASMLDEAIHYVKFLKKQVQSLEEQAVVNGGGVVMKGCGSMGTAHQMVGKAHILR from the coding sequence ATGGATTCTGACATAATGAACATGATGATGCAGCACATGGAGAATCTTCCTGAGTTCTATAACACTAATCCCTCTCTCATCGACCACAACAACAACACCTACCCTTTTCTGTTCAACTCAAACCATAACCACTCTGACTCAATGACCCACGAACCCGGTTTCCGGTATGGTTCTGGTTTACACGCTAGCCCAGCTTACTCTTCCATTTTACACGACAAAAGACACAATATTAGCAACACCGATAACATGGCAGCGATGCGAGAGATGATCTTTCGAATAGCCATGATGCAACCAATTCATATAGATCCCGAGGCGGTAAAGCCACCTAAGAGGAGGAACGTTAGGATCTCTAAAGATCCACAGAGTGTTGCTGCTCGGCACCGGAGGGAGAGGATAAGCGAGAGGATTCGGATTTTGCAACGGCTTGTTCCTGGTGGAACCAAGATGGATACAGCTTCTATGCTCGACGAGGCTATTCATTATGTGAAGTTTCTAAAGAAACAAGTGCAGTCGCTCGAGGAGCAAGCGGTGGTTAACGGCGGAGGAGTGGTTATGAAAGGGTGTGGATCAATGGGGACTGCTCATCAGATGGTAGGCAAAGCACATATTcttagatga